A segment of the Corynebacterium liangguodongii genome:
GTAAGCCTGTTAAGCGCATCAGACCTTTCTGGGTTGCCAATCCGCACGTCGCGCTCGTTCTCTGTCATCGCGTGGGCCTTTCGGGGATCGAAGGAGTTGCTCGCTCCGATTATCAGGAATTACAAAGCCGACCGCAACAACAGCGGTGAAGGTCGCGCTGCTAGGCTGTTGTGGTCAAACTGTCTGGGATCTGCTCCGGGGGAGAGAAACACTCCCGGAGCCGCGCTCAGGCTGTACCTGTTCACGACCTTCCGGGGACGCTGCGCCCGGGAGCCAGGAGGCTGTGTGTCCGCTATCGTCCAGGCGTTCAAGGACGCCGATCTGCGTAAGAAGATCCTCATCACCCTTGCGCTTGTCGTGCTCTACCGGGTCGGGGCCCAGATCCCCACCCCGGGTGTTGACTATGCGCTGATCAACCAGCGCCTCGAGGACATCTCTCAAGGTGATCAAGCCACGATGTTCTCCATCATCGGCCTGTTTTCGGGCGGGGCGCTGCTGCAGCTGTCCATCTTCGCTATCGGGATCATGCCCTACATCACGGCGTCGATCATCGTCCAGCTGCTTACCGTGGTGATCCCGCGCTTCGAGGAGCTCAAGAAGGAGGGGCAGTCGGGTCAGGCGAAGATGACCCAGTACACCCGCTACCTCACTGTCGCGCTGGCCCTGCTGCAGTCCTCGGGCATCGTCGCGCTGGCGGACCGCGAGCAGCTCCTTGGCCAGGGAATGCCGGTGCTTGTGGAAGACCGCAACATCTGGACGCTGATCATGATGATCATCGTGATGACATCGGGTGCGGTCCTTATCATGTGGCTCGGCGAGATCATCACTGAAAAGGGCGTGGGCAACGGCATGTCCCTGCTCATCTTCGCCGGCATCGCCACCCAGATCCCCACCGAGGGCGTCTTCATCCTCCAGCAGTCCGGGCCCGTGACCTTCGGCTTGGTGCTCGCCGCGCTGGTTGTGCTCGTCGTGGGCATCATCTTCGTCGAGCAGGGCCAGCGGCGCATTCCGGTGCAGTACGCCAAGCGCATGGTGGGTCGCCGCCAGTACGGCGGCACCTCGACGTACCTGCCGCTGAAAGTCAACCAGGCCGGCGTGATCCCGGTGATCTTCGCGTCCTCGCTGATGTACGTTCCGGTGCTCATCACCCAGATCGTCACCATGAACAAGCCGACCCCGCCGGATAACTGGTGGATGCGCAACGTCATGGCCTGGCTGCAAAACCCGGGCTCGTGGCAATACATCCTCGTCTACTTCGGGCTCATCGTCTTCTTCTCCTACTTCTACGTCTCCATCCAGTACGACCCGGTGGAGCAGGCGGACAACATGAAGAAGTACGGCGGGTTCATCCCCGGCATCCGCCCCGGCCGCCCGACCGCGCAGTACCTGGCGTTTGTGATGAACCGTCTGCTCTTCGTAGGCGCGCTCTACCTCGCGCTCATCGCCATCCTGCCGAACCTCGCC
Coding sequences within it:
- the secY gene encoding preprotein translocase subunit SecY, whose translation is MSAIVQAFKDADLRKKILITLALVVLYRVGAQIPTPGVDYALINQRLEDISQGDQATMFSIIGLFSGGALLQLSIFAIGIMPYITASIIVQLLTVVIPRFEELKKEGQSGQAKMTQYTRYLTVALALLQSSGIVALADREQLLGQGMPVLVEDRNIWTLIMMIIVMTSGAVLIMWLGEIITEKGVGNGMSLLIFAGIATQIPTEGVFILQQSGPVTFGLVLAALVVLVVGIIFVEQGQRRIPVQYAKRMVGRRQYGGTSTYLPLKVNQAGVIPVIFASSLMYVPVLITQIVTMNKPTPPDNWWMRNVMAWLQNPGSWQYILVYFGLIVFFSYFYVSIQYDPVEQADNMKKYGGFIPGIRPGRPTAQYLAFVMNRLLFVGALYLALIAILPNLAFDAGVSGSGQMGMSAFGGTAILIMVSVALTTVKQIESQLLQSNYEGLLR